A genomic region of Chelmon rostratus isolate fCheRos1 chromosome 8, fCheRos1.pri, whole genome shotgun sequence contains the following coding sequences:
- the trim33l gene encoding transcription intermediary factor 1-beta isoform X2: protein METTAGPENTQQCSSCDESSAKCWCLDCNEALCDICLSAHRRVTITRSHRILDQLPAGGVSSPPPAPPVKFCRLHPSEQLKLYCVTCDQLTCRDCQLMAHISHRYQFVSEVLDGVKKQLQVWVQPLRAHGDTVRQSLLDMETRMQDIIEAEANVKVELQQSYNFITERLKNRMENILKETQVVYELECKKIQRRMKKLKQLQQNQQSVTETAEKAQNTSDLSALLAYRAQIRSQLKHFPEQGFGPPQTMCQLKVVTDRKCLETVLKFGALEVSWIPFSVSQTSNLNRDTPAAASCRLLIQTTSPADADSTVPVSGASAPWKSSSGQSSVNQSGFPRTTTTTTAMPLSQTVKRRPYSRRSSHLRTIPTQALLPMTRVQVVSPSVNLQPVSFGVSLPAGLSLPCTVLKLFQPSLVLNRPTTFHQNQPTAVLLPNSQTVYQVSCVPRVPTLPSQTASNNLPNHQPLRDGSCMAITSGPVSPPRCHISGTGPGSSSLEESPVVSAVADSACGRRVQRVAVGRRQPAENEPTSTVSEETAPAEKPSPPEASNREAGDPSQRQPRVSLFRLPVSPPRPGCPLPAFRLIPGDDEDEIYLEEIREDTQSLADDVTDDIKEPPSSPESPGTLRIVSCSACGSAYGSIICSACGRGYHRDCHVPPVGPDMWSEWTCSLCQDLSDPSDPYSSERPQRLQSPCLSLLDQRRCESLLLHLKVEGCSRLSEVGFVWSRLKSMSERLTLRRSPSYQTAAEFLSDVWSLFGDAAKDDGALNKLQESFQSRLMETFSSELHSELTPPSSSSTDRRHKNGSEVTPEEQEVIANGSEVTPEEQEVIANGSEVTPEEQEVTASRSNGSEMRKRLRQLLDLVGTSGSKRRKTDKMEE, encoded by the exons ATGGAGACAACAGCAGGCCCAGAAAACACTCAGCAG tgcagcagctgtgacgAGTCCTCGGCCAAATGTTGGTGTCTGGACTGTAATGAAGCTCTGTGTGACATCTGTCTGTCGGCTCATCGCAGAGTGACGATCACCAGATCACACAGGATCCTCGACCAACTGCCGGCAG GAggcgtctcctctcctcctcccgctCCCCCCGTCAAGTTCTGCAGACTCCACCCGTCTGAGCAGCTCAAACTCTACTGTGTCACCTGTGACCAGCTCACCTGCAGAGACTGTCAGCTCATGGCTCACATCTCCCACAG gtATCAGTTTGTCAGTGAGGTGTTGGACGGCgtgaagaagcagctgcaggtctgggTTCAGCCGCTCCGAGCACACGGCGACACAGTGAGGCAGAGTCTGCTGGACATGGAGACCAG GATGCAGGACATCATTGAGGCCGAGGCTAACGTgaaggtggagctgcagcagtcgtACAACTTCATAACCGAACGCCTGAAGAACAGGATGGAAAACATTCTGAAAGAGACCCAG GTGGTGTACGAACTGGAGTGTAAGAAGAttcagaggaggatgaagaagctgaagcagctgcagcagaatcaGCAGTCGGtcactgaaacagcagaaaaagccCAAAACACCAGCGACCTGTCGGCTCTGCTGGCCTACAGAGCTCAG ATTCGGTCTCAGCTGAAGCATTTTCCCGAGCAGGGCTTTGGTCCTCCTCAGACGATGTGCCAGCTGAAGGTCGtcactgacaggaagtgtctgGAGACCGTTTTGAAGTTTG gtgCGCTTGAAGTGTCCTGGAtccccttctctgtctcacaAACATCAAATCTGAACAGAGACACTCCAGCCGCTGCCTCCTGCAGACTCCTCATCCAAACCACCAGCCCTGCTGACGCTGACTCAACTGTTCCGGTCAGCGGTGCCTCCGCTCCCTGGAAGTCCTCGTCCGGTCAGTCGAGTGTCAACCAATCTGGTTTTCCCAGGACCACGACCACGACCACTGCGATGCCTCTTAGTCAAACTGTCAAACGTAGGCCATATTCGAGGAGGTCGTCTCACCTGAGAACGATCCCGACACAGGCCCTGCTGCCGATGACTCGCGTCCAGGTCGTCTCCCCCTCGGTCAACCTGCAGCCCGTCAGCTTTGGTGTCTCCCTGCCCGCCGGTCTGTCTCTGCCCTGCACGGTCCTGAAACTCTTCCAGCCTTCGTTGGTTTTGAACCGACCAACCACTTTCCATCAAAACCAGCCCACCGCCGTCCTGCTACCCAACAGTCAGACTGTGTACCAGGTGTCCTGCGTGCCTCGGGTTCCCACGCTGCCCAGTCAGACTGCATCCAACAACTTACCGAACCACCAACCACTCAGAGACGGAAGCTGTATGGCTATAACCAGCGGCCCTGTGTCCCCCCCCAGGTGTCACATCTCTGGTACCGGCCCCGGTTCCTCTTCTCTGGAAGAGAGTCCTGTGGTGAGTGCGGTGGCGGACTCCGCCTGTGGTCGGAGGGTACAGCGGGTCGCTGTGGGGCGGCGGCAACCTGCAGAGAATGAACCGACCTCCACCGTGTCTGAAGAAACCGCACCTGCAGAGAAACCGTCTCCACCTGAAGCATCAAACAGAGAAGCCGGAGACCCCAGCCAACGGCAGCCGAGAGTGTCTCTGTTCAGGCTGCCTGTGTCCCCACCCCGCCCCGGATGTCCTCTCCCAGCCTTTCGTCTCATCCCCGGTGATGATGAAGACGAGATTTACCTGGAAGAGATCAGGGAGGACACTCAG TCCCTGGCCGATGACGTCACAGACGACATCAAGGAGCCGCCGTCGTCGCCGGAGTCTCCCGGGACTCTGCGGATAGTTTCGTGCTCCGCCTGCGGATCGGCCTATGGTTCCATCATCTGCTCGGCCTGCGGTCGAGGATACCACAGAGACTGTCACGTTCCCCCGGTTGGACCTGACATGTG GTCAGAGTGGACCTGTTCACTGTGTCAAGACTTGTCAGACCCCTCAGACCCCTACAGCTCTGAAAGACCACAAAGACTTCAGAGTCCCTGTTTGAGTCTGCTGGACCAGAGG AGGTGTGAGagtctgctgctgcacctgaagGTCGAAGGCTGCAGTCGTCTGTCTGAG gtCGGGTTTGTTTGGTCTCGTCTGAAGTCGATGTCAGAGCGTCTGACTCTCCGTCGATCTCCTTCATATCAAACGGCTGCAGAGTTTCTGTCGGACGTCTGGAGTCTCTTCGGAGACGCTGCAAAG GACGACGGCGCGCTGAACAAACTGCAGGAGAGTTTTCAGAGCAGGTTGATGGAAACTTTCAGCTCAGAGCTTCATTCAGAGCTGACGCcaccgagcagcagcagcactgacagacgTCACAAGAACGGGTCAGAG GTGACGccagaggaacaggaagtgatcgCCAACGGGTCAGAGGTGACGccagaggaacaggaagtgatcgCCAACGGGTCAGAGGTGACGccagaggaacaggaagtgaccgCCAGCCGGTCCAACGGGTCAGAGATGAGGAAGAGGCTGAGACAGCTTCTGGATCTGGTGGGAACGTCGGGAtccaagaggaggaagacggaCAAGATGgaagagtga
- the trim33l gene encoding tripartite motif-containing protein 66 isoform X3, which translates to MAHISHRYQFVSEVLDGVKKQLQVWVQPLRAHGDTVRQSLLDMETRMQDIIEAEANVKVELQQSYNFITERLKNRMENILKETQVVYELECKKIQRRMKKLKQLQQNQQSVTETAEKAQNTSDLSALLAYRAQIRSQLKHFPEQGFGPPQTMCQLKVVTDRKCLETVLKFGALEVSWIPFSVSQTSNLNRDTPAAASCRLLIQTTSPADADSTVPVSGASAPWKSSSGQSSVNQSGFPRTTTTTTAMPLSQTVKRRPYSRRSSHLRTIPTQALLPMTRVQVVSPSVNLQPVSFGVSLPAGLSLPCTVLKLFQPSLVLNRPTTFHQNQPTAVLLPNSQTVYQVSCVPRVPTLPSQTASNNLPNHQPLRDGSCMAITSGPVSPPRCHISGTGPGSSSLEESPVVSAVADSACGRRVQRVAVGRRQPAENEPTSTVSEETAPAEKPSPPEASNREAGDPSQRQPRVSLFRLPVSPPRPGCPLPAFRLIPGDDEDEIYLEEIREDTQSLADDVTDDIKEPPSSPESPGTLRIVSCSACGSAYGSIICSACGRGYHRDCHVPPVGPDMWSEWTCSLCQDLSDPSDPYSSERPQRLQSPCLSLLDQRRCESLLLHLKVEGCSRLSEVGFVWSRLKSMSERLTLRRSPSYQTAAEFLSDVWSLFGDAAKDDGALNKLQESFQSRLMETFSSELHSELTPPSSSSTDRRHKNGSEVTPEEQEVIANGSEVTPEEQEVIANGSEVTPEEQEVIANGSEVTPEEQEVTASRSNGSEMRKRLRQLLDLVGTSGSKRRKTDKMEE; encoded by the exons ATGGCTCACATCTCCCACAG gtATCAGTTTGTCAGTGAGGTGTTGGACGGCgtgaagaagcagctgcaggtctgggTTCAGCCGCTCCGAGCACACGGCGACACAGTGAGGCAGAGTCTGCTGGACATGGAGACCAG GATGCAGGACATCATTGAGGCCGAGGCTAACGTgaaggtggagctgcagcagtcgtACAACTTCATAACCGAACGCCTGAAGAACAGGATGGAAAACATTCTGAAAGAGACCCAG GTGGTGTACGAACTGGAGTGTAAGAAGAttcagaggaggatgaagaagctgaagcagctgcagcagaatcaGCAGTCGGtcactgaaacagcagaaaaagccCAAAACACCAGCGACCTGTCGGCTCTGCTGGCCTACAGAGCTCAG ATTCGGTCTCAGCTGAAGCATTTTCCCGAGCAGGGCTTTGGTCCTCCTCAGACGATGTGCCAGCTGAAGGTCGtcactgacaggaagtgtctgGAGACCGTTTTGAAGTTTG gtgCGCTTGAAGTGTCCTGGAtccccttctctgtctcacaAACATCAAATCTGAACAGAGACACTCCAGCCGCTGCCTCCTGCAGACTCCTCATCCAAACCACCAGCCCTGCTGACGCTGACTCAACTGTTCCGGTCAGCGGTGCCTCCGCTCCCTGGAAGTCCTCGTCCGGTCAGTCGAGTGTCAACCAATCTGGTTTTCCCAGGACCACGACCACGACCACTGCGATGCCTCTTAGTCAAACTGTCAAACGTAGGCCATATTCGAGGAGGTCGTCTCACCTGAGAACGATCCCGACACAGGCCCTGCTGCCGATGACTCGCGTCCAGGTCGTCTCCCCCTCGGTCAACCTGCAGCCCGTCAGCTTTGGTGTCTCCCTGCCCGCCGGTCTGTCTCTGCCCTGCACGGTCCTGAAACTCTTCCAGCCTTCGTTGGTTTTGAACCGACCAACCACTTTCCATCAAAACCAGCCCACCGCCGTCCTGCTACCCAACAGTCAGACTGTGTACCAGGTGTCCTGCGTGCCTCGGGTTCCCACGCTGCCCAGTCAGACTGCATCCAACAACTTACCGAACCACCAACCACTCAGAGACGGAAGCTGTATGGCTATAACCAGCGGCCCTGTGTCCCCCCCCAGGTGTCACATCTCTGGTACCGGCCCCGGTTCCTCTTCTCTGGAAGAGAGTCCTGTGGTGAGTGCGGTGGCGGACTCCGCCTGTGGTCGGAGGGTACAGCGGGTCGCTGTGGGGCGGCGGCAACCTGCAGAGAATGAACCGACCTCCACCGTGTCTGAAGAAACCGCACCTGCAGAGAAACCGTCTCCACCTGAAGCATCAAACAGAGAAGCCGGAGACCCCAGCCAACGGCAGCCGAGAGTGTCTCTGTTCAGGCTGCCTGTGTCCCCACCCCGCCCCGGATGTCCTCTCCCAGCCTTTCGTCTCATCCCCGGTGATGATGAAGACGAGATTTACCTGGAAGAGATCAGGGAGGACACTCAG TCCCTGGCCGATGACGTCACAGACGACATCAAGGAGCCGCCGTCGTCGCCGGAGTCTCCCGGGACTCTGCGGATAGTTTCGTGCTCCGCCTGCGGATCGGCCTATGGTTCCATCATCTGCTCGGCCTGCGGTCGAGGATACCACAGAGACTGTCACGTTCCCCCGGTTGGACCTGACATGTG GTCAGAGTGGACCTGTTCACTGTGTCAAGACTTGTCAGACCCCTCAGACCCCTACAGCTCTGAAAGACCACAAAGACTTCAGAGTCCCTGTTTGAGTCTGCTGGACCAGAGG AGGTGTGAGagtctgctgctgcacctgaagGTCGAAGGCTGCAGTCGTCTGTCTGAG gtCGGGTTTGTTTGGTCTCGTCTGAAGTCGATGTCAGAGCGTCTGACTCTCCGTCGATCTCCTTCATATCAAACGGCTGCAGAGTTTCTGTCGGACGTCTGGAGTCTCTTCGGAGACGCTGCAAAG GACGACGGCGCGCTGAACAAACTGCAGGAGAGTTTTCAGAGCAGGTTGATGGAAACTTTCAGCTCAGAGCTTCATTCAGAGCTGACGCcaccgagcagcagcagcactgacagacgTCACAAGAACGGGTCAGAGGTGACGccagaggaacaggaagtgatcgCCAACGGGTCAGAGGTGACGccagaggaacaggaagtgatcgCCAACGGGTCAGAGGTGACGccagaggaacaggaagtgatcgCCAACGGGTCAGAGGTGACGccagaggaacaggaagtgaccgCCAGCCGGTCCAACGGGTCAGAGATGAGGAAGAGGCTGAGACAGCTTCTGGATCTGGTGGGAACGTCGGGAtccaagaggaggaagacggaCAAGATGgaagagtga
- the trim33l gene encoding transcription intermediary factor 1-beta isoform X1 — protein METTAGPENTQQCSSCDESSAKCWCLDCNEALCDICLSAHRRVTITRSHRILDQLPAGGVSSPPPAPPVKFCRLHPSEQLKLYCVTCDQLTCRDCQLMAHISHRYQFVSEVLDGVKKQLQVWVQPLRAHGDTVRQSLLDMETRMQDIIEAEANVKVELQQSYNFITERLKNRMENILKETQVVYELECKKIQRRMKKLKQLQQNQQSVTETAEKAQNTSDLSALLAYRAQIRSQLKHFPEQGFGPPQTMCQLKVVTDRKCLETVLKFGALEVSWIPFSVSQTSNLNRDTPAAASCRLLIQTTSPADADSTVPVSGASAPWKSSSGQSSVNQSGFPRTTTTTTAMPLSQTVKRRPYSRRSSHLRTIPTQALLPMTRVQVVSPSVNLQPVSFGVSLPAGLSLPCTVLKLFQPSLVLNRPTTFHQNQPTAVLLPNSQTVYQVSCVPRVPTLPSQTASNNLPNHQPLRDGSCMAITSGPVSPPRCHISGTGPGSSSLEESPVVSAVADSACGRRVQRVAVGRRQPAENEPTSTVSEETAPAEKPSPPEASNREAGDPSQRQPRVSLFRLPVSPPRPGCPLPAFRLIPGDDEDEIYLEEIREDTQSLADDVTDDIKEPPSSPESPGTLRIVSCSACGSAYGSIICSACGRGYHRDCHVPPVGPDMWSEWTCSLCQDLSDPSDPYSSERPQRLQSPCLSLLDQRRCESLLLHLKVEGCSRLSEVGFVWSRLKSMSERLTLRRSPSYQTAAEFLSDVWSLFGDAAKDDGALNKLQESFQSRLMETFSSELHSELTPPSSSSTDRRHKNGSEVTPEEQEVIANGSEVTPEEQEVIANGSEVTPEEQEVIANGSEVTPEEQEVTASRSNGSEMRKRLRQLLDLVGTSGSKRRKTDKMEE, from the exons ATGGAGACAACAGCAGGCCCAGAAAACACTCAGCAG tgcagcagctgtgacgAGTCCTCGGCCAAATGTTGGTGTCTGGACTGTAATGAAGCTCTGTGTGACATCTGTCTGTCGGCTCATCGCAGAGTGACGATCACCAGATCACACAGGATCCTCGACCAACTGCCGGCAG GAggcgtctcctctcctcctcccgctCCCCCCGTCAAGTTCTGCAGACTCCACCCGTCTGAGCAGCTCAAACTCTACTGTGTCACCTGTGACCAGCTCACCTGCAGAGACTGTCAGCTCATGGCTCACATCTCCCACAG gtATCAGTTTGTCAGTGAGGTGTTGGACGGCgtgaagaagcagctgcaggtctgggTTCAGCCGCTCCGAGCACACGGCGACACAGTGAGGCAGAGTCTGCTGGACATGGAGACCAG GATGCAGGACATCATTGAGGCCGAGGCTAACGTgaaggtggagctgcagcagtcgtACAACTTCATAACCGAACGCCTGAAGAACAGGATGGAAAACATTCTGAAAGAGACCCAG GTGGTGTACGAACTGGAGTGTAAGAAGAttcagaggaggatgaagaagctgaagcagctgcagcagaatcaGCAGTCGGtcactgaaacagcagaaaaagccCAAAACACCAGCGACCTGTCGGCTCTGCTGGCCTACAGAGCTCAG ATTCGGTCTCAGCTGAAGCATTTTCCCGAGCAGGGCTTTGGTCCTCCTCAGACGATGTGCCAGCTGAAGGTCGtcactgacaggaagtgtctgGAGACCGTTTTGAAGTTTG gtgCGCTTGAAGTGTCCTGGAtccccttctctgtctcacaAACATCAAATCTGAACAGAGACACTCCAGCCGCTGCCTCCTGCAGACTCCTCATCCAAACCACCAGCCCTGCTGACGCTGACTCAACTGTTCCGGTCAGCGGTGCCTCCGCTCCCTGGAAGTCCTCGTCCGGTCAGTCGAGTGTCAACCAATCTGGTTTTCCCAGGACCACGACCACGACCACTGCGATGCCTCTTAGTCAAACTGTCAAACGTAGGCCATATTCGAGGAGGTCGTCTCACCTGAGAACGATCCCGACACAGGCCCTGCTGCCGATGACTCGCGTCCAGGTCGTCTCCCCCTCGGTCAACCTGCAGCCCGTCAGCTTTGGTGTCTCCCTGCCCGCCGGTCTGTCTCTGCCCTGCACGGTCCTGAAACTCTTCCAGCCTTCGTTGGTTTTGAACCGACCAACCACTTTCCATCAAAACCAGCCCACCGCCGTCCTGCTACCCAACAGTCAGACTGTGTACCAGGTGTCCTGCGTGCCTCGGGTTCCCACGCTGCCCAGTCAGACTGCATCCAACAACTTACCGAACCACCAACCACTCAGAGACGGAAGCTGTATGGCTATAACCAGCGGCCCTGTGTCCCCCCCCAGGTGTCACATCTCTGGTACCGGCCCCGGTTCCTCTTCTCTGGAAGAGAGTCCTGTGGTGAGTGCGGTGGCGGACTCCGCCTGTGGTCGGAGGGTACAGCGGGTCGCTGTGGGGCGGCGGCAACCTGCAGAGAATGAACCGACCTCCACCGTGTCTGAAGAAACCGCACCTGCAGAGAAACCGTCTCCACCTGAAGCATCAAACAGAGAAGCCGGAGACCCCAGCCAACGGCAGCCGAGAGTGTCTCTGTTCAGGCTGCCTGTGTCCCCACCCCGCCCCGGATGTCCTCTCCCAGCCTTTCGTCTCATCCCCGGTGATGATGAAGACGAGATTTACCTGGAAGAGATCAGGGAGGACACTCAG TCCCTGGCCGATGACGTCACAGACGACATCAAGGAGCCGCCGTCGTCGCCGGAGTCTCCCGGGACTCTGCGGATAGTTTCGTGCTCCGCCTGCGGATCGGCCTATGGTTCCATCATCTGCTCGGCCTGCGGTCGAGGATACCACAGAGACTGTCACGTTCCCCCGGTTGGACCTGACATGTG GTCAGAGTGGACCTGTTCACTGTGTCAAGACTTGTCAGACCCCTCAGACCCCTACAGCTCTGAAAGACCACAAAGACTTCAGAGTCCCTGTTTGAGTCTGCTGGACCAGAGG AGGTGTGAGagtctgctgctgcacctgaagGTCGAAGGCTGCAGTCGTCTGTCTGAG gtCGGGTTTGTTTGGTCTCGTCTGAAGTCGATGTCAGAGCGTCTGACTCTCCGTCGATCTCCTTCATATCAAACGGCTGCAGAGTTTCTGTCGGACGTCTGGAGTCTCTTCGGAGACGCTGCAAAG GACGACGGCGCGCTGAACAAACTGCAGGAGAGTTTTCAGAGCAGGTTGATGGAAACTTTCAGCTCAGAGCTTCATTCAGAGCTGACGCcaccgagcagcagcagcactgacagacgTCACAAGAACGGGTCAGAGGTGACGccagaggaacaggaagtgatcgCCAACGGGTCAGAGGTGACGccagaggaacaggaagtgatcgCCAACGGGTCAGAGGTGACGccagaggaacaggaagtgatcgCCAACGGGTCAGAGGTGACGccagaggaacaggaagtgaccgCCAGCCGGTCCAACGGGTCAGAGATGAGGAAGAGGCTGAGACAGCTTCTGGATCTGGTGGGAACGTCGGGAtccaagaggaggaagacggaCAAGATGgaagagtga
- the dcst2 gene encoding DC-STAMP domain-containing protein 2, producing MRSEKRKRHLVKTDVCVQVERGGVTQAVRGELNRSAGRSGRSSWRKVKGHLLEGGQSLVAFVGGLLLASLYGVAALFLQKQPPWSCVYTTLAVAVLAAFGMGLSAGVRADVAVLLPSLCSARGRNFLLILFTSMLLSGPLANTLDNTERAAAGLLCGAELAANQTQELMQRAATPLFSALDRIREISRNARSAAGRVEDFIDTLTDSVRHVARTLRNVLHFLVDIGDVCNAKLGSPYRKCRAVFAEARADCSDLLGEFNFLCDIVDGFLPLCSIARAGELFCIIPSYISNHLRKRLAAPTVAVFEQMKREFDFNISASVTFDLDANSSRSLQQVSQDIMEDVSSELQALQKLSGPLAYGGLVLLMWSFLRAVQYRRRYLSDVDFDNVYITAQFEELDQQVTTGGGASVLPLTRREAKTYITPLSFHLTARERQVVLVGVVSVLRHLVMGSLLVALDFLVFWILDQVHHQVKGDIVARAPVTVAVQVNGSGYVSDIFRDLVASFSVLQGGNITVISRKCLLEPSEPNYVTCFILGFLLGLALLVSLTGGFVQRCKRLVCASYHPERELERIWSLRQQILDQRRMVGKALWRSTARSRAEGRGGGGLPGGAHLSHLLGLSSVSCVACGEVVRQDEDNMAVCVVPQCSGPYCRPCFRSLGNACVVCARPLTFLEDGEEELDSSDDEQPRLSSAAQNSTLVADGRTDEEATHPRPAVRSNSRVRTTKANGGHTGVHAVSELIV from the exons ATGAGgagtgaaaaaaggaagagacaCCTGGTGAAAACCGATGTCTGTGTCCAGGTGGAGAGGGGTGGAGTCACACAGGCTGTCAGAGGAGAACTGAACAG GTCAGCAGGACGCTCTGGgcgcagcagctggaggaaggtcaaaggtcacctgttggagggggggcagagcCTGGTGGCGTTTGTTGGCGGGCTGCTGTTGGCGTCTCTGTACGGAGTCGCAGCTCTCTTCCTGCAGAAGCAGCCGCCGTGGTCGTGCGTCTACACGACGCTGGCTGTGGCCGTCCTGGCAGCCTTCGGGATGGGCCTGTCCGCCGGCGTCCGGGCCGACGTCGCCgtcctgctgccttcactgtgCTCAG CTCGCGGCAGGAacttcctcctcatcctgttTACCTCGATGCTGCTGTCCGGTCCTCTCGCCAACACATTGGACAACACGGAGCGAGCCGCCGCCGGCCTGCTGTGCGGAGCTGAGCTGGCAGCCAATCAAACGCAGGAACTGATGCAAAGAGCAGCCACACCCCTTTTCT CCGCGCTGGACAGAATCCGAGAGATCAGCAGGAACGCTCGGTCCGCGGCGGGACGAGTCGAGGACTTCATCGACACTCTGACTGACAGCGTCCGGCATGTCG CTCGTACTCTGAGGAATGTCCTGCACTTTCTGGTGGACATCGGCGATGTCTGCAACGCCAAGCTGGGCTCTCCGTACAGGAAGTGCCGGGCGGTGTTCGCCGAGGCTCGAGCCGACTGCTCCGACCTGCTGGGAGAGTTTAACTTCCTGTGTGACATCGTGGACGGCTTCCTGCCGCTCTGCAGCATCGCCCGCG CCGGCGAGCTCTTCTGCATCATCCCCTCCTACATCTCCAACCATCTGAGAAAACGTCTGGCGGCAC CCACCGTTGCAGTGTTTGAGCAAATGAAGCGGGAGTTTGACTTCAACATCTCCGCctcagtgacctttgacctggaTGCGAACAGCAGTcgctctctgcagcaggtgtCTCAGGATATCATGGAGGATGTTTCATCAGAGCTGCAGGCGCTTCAGAAGCTGAGCGGACCGCTGGCGTATGGCGGGCTCGTCCTACTCATGTGGTCGTTCCTGAG ggcgGTGCAGTACAGGCGCAGGTATCTCAGTGATGTCGACTTTGATAACGTCTACATCACTGCTCAGTTTGAAGAGCTCGACCAACAGGTGACCACTGGGGGCGGAGCCTCGGTCCTGCCACTCACACGCAGAGAAGCCAAGACCTACATCACACCAT TGTCGTTTCACCTGACGGCCCGAGAACGGCAGGTGGTGTTGGTGGGCGTGGTCTCCGTCCTCAGACACCTGGTGATGGGCAGCCTGCTGGTGGCGTTGGACTTCCTGGTGTTCTGGATTCTAGATCAGGTACACCACCAGGTGAAAGGGGACATCGTGGCCAGAG CTCCCGTCACAGTGGCGGTGCAGGTGAACGGATCAGGTTACGTCTCGGACATCTTCCGGGACCTGGTGGCTTCCTTCAGTGTCCTGCAGGGAGGAAACATCACTGTGATCAGCAGGAAGTGTCTGCTGGAGCCGTCAGAGCCAAACTACGTCACATGCTTCATCCTAG GGTTCCTGCTGGGTCTGGCTCTACTGGTCTCTCTGACTGGAGGATTCGTGCAGCGCTGCAAACGACTCGTCTGTGCTTCATATCatccagagagagagctg GAAAGGATCTGGTCCCTCCGGCAGCAGATCCTGGATCAGAGGAGGATGGTGGGGAAAGCCCTATGGAGGTCTACAGCCAGGAGCCGAGctgagggaagaggaggaggag GGTTACCTGGAGGGgctcacctgtctcacctgctgGGTTTGTCATCAGTCAGCTGTGTGGCCTGTGGTGAGGTGGTGAGACAGGATGAGGACAACATGGCCGTCTGTGTTGTCCCACAGTGTTCAG GCCCGTACTGTCGGCCATGTTTCCGCAGTTTGGGAAACGCGTGTGTCGTCTGCGCgcgacctctgaccttcctgGAAGACGGCGAGGAGGAGCT TGACTCCAGCGATGACGAGCAGCCGCGTTtaagctctgcagctcagaactCGACCCTCGTCGCAGACGGGAGAACTGACGAGGAGGCGACGCACCCAAGACCAGCCGTACGCTCGAACAGCCGAGTCAGAACGACCAAAGCAAACGGGGGACACACCGGTGTCCACGCTGTCTCTGAACTCATCGTCTGA